The following coding sequences are from one Streptomyces dengpaensis window:
- a CDS encoding SMI1/KNR4 family protein, which translates to MSDESFNWHDFLGRWQEEWVPRAEHEEDGDGGPGPVRLGRPGADEAAITTVEKRLGKRLPPSYRQFLATSDGWRVEQTAGVYQLGGIADIDWSRDPYGLTEVYEENLGDDPREQEVLLAGMWQRSLRLETDSDMTLALLDPGDRDEHGEWALYIYKGWSGECPDRYPSFRAYMEAMYRSFHGDRVGRPGFENATTRAQDARVEEARLLALRGRHEEALPLLEEARSFGRPNSAILLNQLQHLAAPRAQRDYGSLVADPRYLPELLTVSAIEPASGEWRLGGDDHWLGMMAARGVDREIAEALLSALRDGTHRYAPPGAWGRAVNEARESARWGATDAAWRMLRDALTQWIPPGPLLLAPLGLLADPVLGSLITPQRGREILATPRAGESGPAPEPAPDLDPPGLTWLTTTGIHGRPFDAYRCVWVEGADPAGLPSLIGDEGAELSEPVHAARAYRPLRQNHEREGVELWEDRAAVMAGRCSEGWAFAFDGQSRQGINHLFQSPAAAASASGRAVVVWREPQRHLADHPAAFHVSVAERGVELYAFTVRGNDIRRSGAIPNTLDPARFVGSPDTHLDREVRLLETLHAELGISLPCFALSQGSLPMFTTRSWTRAPREGEGFAYLGFVRRRP; encoded by the coding sequence ATGAGCGACGAGTCTTTCAACTGGCACGACTTCCTCGGCCGTTGGCAGGAGGAGTGGGTTCCCCGCGCCGAGCACGAGGAGGACGGGGACGGCGGTCCAGGTCCCGTCAGGCTGGGCAGGCCAGGGGCGGACGAGGCCGCGATCACCACGGTCGAGAAGCGGCTGGGGAAGCGACTGCCGCCCTCCTACCGCCAGTTCCTGGCCACGAGCGACGGATGGCGTGTGGAGCAGACGGCCGGGGTCTATCAGCTCGGTGGGATCGCGGACATCGACTGGTCCCGGGATCCGTACGGATTGACCGAGGTGTACGAAGAGAATCTGGGCGACGACCCGCGCGAGCAGGAAGTCCTGCTCGCCGGCATGTGGCAGCGATCGCTGCGCCTGGAGACGGACTCCGATATGACGCTGGCTCTGCTCGACCCGGGCGACCGCGACGAGCACGGCGAGTGGGCGCTCTACATCTACAAGGGCTGGAGCGGTGAATGCCCGGACCGCTACCCGTCGTTTCGTGCCTACATGGAGGCCATGTACCGGAGCTTCCACGGCGACCGGGTGGGGCGGCCGGGCTTCGAGAACGCCACCACGCGCGCCCAGGACGCCCGGGTCGAGGAGGCCCGCCTCCTCGCCCTGCGCGGACGGCATGAGGAGGCCCTGCCCTTGCTCGAGGAGGCGCGGTCCTTCGGACGACCGAACAGCGCCATTCTGCTGAACCAGTTGCAGCATCTGGCGGCTCCCCGCGCTCAGCGGGACTACGGCTCCCTTGTGGCTGACCCCCGCTATCTGCCCGAGCTCCTTACGGTGTCGGCCATCGAACCGGCCTCCGGCGAATGGCGACTGGGCGGAGACGACCACTGGCTGGGGATGATGGCCGCCCGTGGGGTCGACCGGGAAATCGCCGAGGCCCTGTTGAGCGCGCTTCGCGACGGCACCCATCGCTATGCGCCGCCGGGTGCGTGGGGCCGGGCCGTCAACGAGGCCCGGGAGTCGGCCCGATGGGGAGCGACCGATGCCGCGTGGCGAATGCTGCGCGACGCGCTTACGCAGTGGATACCACCTGGGCCTTTGCTGCTCGCGCCCCTTGGTCTGCTCGCCGATCCGGTTCTGGGGTCGCTGATCACTCCGCAGCGCGGGCGAGAGATCCTCGCGACTCCGCGCGCAGGCGAGTCCGGGCCCGCTCCCGAGCCGGCGCCCGATCTCGACCCGCCGGGTCTCACCTGGCTGACGACGACCGGGATACATGGGCGGCCATTCGACGCGTACCGCTGCGTCTGGGTCGAGGGCGCCGACCCCGCCGGCCTACCCTCTCTGATAGGCGACGAGGGTGCCGAACTGAGTGAGCCCGTGCACGCAGCCAGGGCGTACCGGCCGTTGAGGCAGAACCACGAGCGGGAGGGCGTCGAGCTTTGGGAGGACCGGGCCGCGGTCATGGCCGGCCGCTGCAGCGAGGGGTGGGCCTTCGCCTTCGACGGCCAGTCCCGCCAGGGCATCAATCACCTGTTCCAGTCCCCCGCCGCGGCCGCCTCCGCGTCGGGTCGCGCCGTGGTGGTGTGGCGTGAGCCGCAGCGGCACTTGGCTGATCACCCGGCCGCATTCCATGTCTCGGTGGCCGAACGCGGCGTGGAACTCTATGCGTTCACGGTGCGGGGCAACGACATCCGGCGCTCGGGTGCGATACCCAACACCCTGGATCCCGCGCGATTTGTCGGCTCACCTGACACCCATCTTGACCGAGAGGTACGCCTGTTGGAAACCCTGCACGCCGAACTGGGCATCTCGCTTCCCTGTTTCGCCCTGTCCCAGGGCAGCCTCCCCATGTTCACCACCCGGTCCTGGACCCGGGCGCCGCGCGAGGGCGAAGGCTTCGCCTACCTGGGCTTCGTACGGCGTCGCCCCTGA
- a CDS encoding DUF6000 family protein, whose protein sequence is MRYANEDPELLALVHRYVTPDRRYLKLGGPLMRMTEPERTKFTRELGEAADDITPRELTILLEGTWRERKTAAWLIAVAHRTEFRERLGEMLLASEVCFAGSAYCVTFATFATPADADLLAAYLDRYLRRLDLYYDQPAALGALLHLDAKLRADQAARFLTAEGLWHQWIDGPPRKEHHGTPDSYREAISRLCVFADESAEHRPARNG, encoded by the coding sequence ATGCGTTACGCCAACGAGGACCCCGAGCTGCTCGCTCTTGTCCACCGCTACGTCACGCCCGACAGGCGCTATCTCAAACTCGGCGGCCCTCTCATGCGCATGACCGAGCCTGAACGCACCAAGTTCACACGGGAGCTCGGCGAGGCCGCCGACGACATCACGCCCCGCGAGCTGACCATCCTACTCGAAGGCACGTGGCGCGAACGCAAAACCGCAGCCTGGCTCATCGCCGTCGCCCACAGAACTGAGTTCCGCGAACGCCTCGGCGAAATGCTGCTTGCCAGCGAGGTCTGCTTCGCAGGCTCGGCCTACTGCGTCACCTTCGCCACGTTCGCGACTCCCGCCGACGCGGACCTGCTGGCTGCCTACCTCGATCGCTACCTGCGACGCCTCGACCTCTACTACGACCAGCCGGCCGCCTTGGGCGCGCTCCTCCACCTCGACGCCAAGCTCCGTGCCGATCAAGCAGCCCGATTCCTGACCGCGGAAGGCCTCTGGCATCAGTGGATCGACGGACCGCCCCGCAAGGAGCACCACGGCACGCCGGACAGCTATCGCGAGGCCATCAGCCGTCTCTGCGTCTTCGCCGATGAGAGCGCCGAGCACCGCCCGGCAAGGAACGGATGA
- a CDS encoding potassium channel family protein yields MKWLVSLVGAVLVMVALRDLFHTLWHPTRHGGLSRHVMTTLWKLSQRLPLRRRAAGLAGPLAMVTVVAMWAGSVIVGWALIYWLHMPDAFSFAAGLKPAEHGGLVDALYISMVTVTTLGLGDIAPAVPWLRIVAPLEALVGFVLLTATVSWVLEIYPALTRRRALALRLSQLQRNDPSPMQLDSPVGAAILDSLSVDVARVSVDFLQYAESYYFHDGEDHTSLAATVRYAAELAERGSNTQHAEVRLAASVLTTALEDLASILDERFLHRGGSVHDIYRAYAEDHDKNRS; encoded by the coding sequence ATGAAATGGCTGGTCTCGTTGGTCGGAGCAGTGCTGGTGATGGTCGCTCTGAGAGATCTTTTCCACACCCTGTGGCACCCCACCCGGCACGGAGGGCTCAGCCGACACGTCATGACGACGTTGTGGAAACTGTCGCAGCGGCTCCCCCTGCGCAGACGGGCGGCCGGACTCGCCGGGCCGCTCGCCATGGTGACCGTGGTGGCCATGTGGGCGGGCAGCGTCATCGTGGGCTGGGCGCTGATCTACTGGCTCCATATGCCGGACGCCTTTTCGTTCGCTGCCGGCCTGAAGCCCGCGGAGCACGGCGGGCTCGTGGACGCGCTCTACATCTCCATGGTCACCGTGACGACTCTTGGACTCGGCGACATCGCCCCGGCGGTGCCATGGCTGCGCATTGTCGCCCCTCTGGAAGCCCTGGTCGGCTTCGTCCTGCTGACTGCCACCGTCTCCTGGGTGCTGGAGATCTATCCGGCGCTCACGCGCAGACGCGCTCTGGCCCTGCGTCTGTCGCAGCTGCAGCGCAACGACCCTTCACCGATGCAGCTCGACTCCCCCGTGGGGGCCGCCATCCTGGACAGCCTCTCCGTTGACGTGGCACGCGTCTCCGTCGACTTCCTCCAGTACGCCGAGTCCTACTACTTCCACGACGGCGAGGACCACACATCACTGGCCGCCACAGTCAGGTACGCAGCCGAACTGGCCGAACGCGGCAGCAACACCCAGCACGCCGAGGTCCGGCTCGCCGCCTCTGTGCTCACCACGGCGCTGGAGGACCTTGCCTCCATCCTCGACGAGCGGTTCCTGCACCGCGGTGGCTCGGTGCACGACATCTACCGTGCCTACGCGGAAGATCACGACAAAAACCGGTCTTGA
- a CDS encoding universal stress protein yields MDRPDSAPRVVVGVDGSPSSHAALRWAVRYAGLVGGAVEAVAAYGLPGAHGWSAPAADVDLDTEAAERGLVDEVREVLGEPAASQVRELLVHGNPAEVLLNASEGAEVLVVGSRGRGGFVRALLGSVSQQCALHAKCPVVIVRPDVTVGGATAS; encoded by the coding sequence ATGGACAGGCCTGATTCGGCTCCGCGCGTCGTGGTCGGCGTCGACGGTTCCCCCTCGTCGCATGCGGCGCTGCGCTGGGCGGTCCGGTATGCCGGCCTGGTCGGAGGAGCCGTAGAAGCGGTGGCGGCCTACGGGCTGCCCGGTGCGCATGGATGGTCAGCGCCGGCAGCGGATGTCGACCTGGACACGGAGGCCGCCGAGCGAGGTCTTGTCGACGAGGTTCGTGAGGTGCTCGGTGAGCCGGCTGCCTCCCAGGTGCGGGAGCTTCTGGTGCACGGCAATCCGGCCGAGGTGTTGCTGAACGCGTCCGAGGGCGCCGAGGTGCTGGTGGTGGGCAGCCGTGGCCGGGGAGGGTTCGTGCGGGCGCTGCTCGGCTCGGTAAGCCAGCAGTGCGCGCTGCATGCGAAGTGTCCGGTCGTCATCGTCCGTCCTGACGTCACCGTGGGGGGCGCCACGGCCTCGTAA
- a CDS encoding Acg family FMN-binding oxidoreductase yields MLSSLLDTASVASLVEDATAAPSMHNAQPWTFRFLRHSGSLQLRGDPERAMPKTDPAPHRALHLGCGAALFNLRVTAAHACREPVTRLLPDPADPWLLAEVNLAGPVRDDDDLAVLHPAIRRRHTSRFPFTDEEIPESILDGLCGAALLEGARLYVPDAWHVRSVLDLVHDAEGREAMDPEARAETARWTQTDINDGAPRPEGIPAYAFGPRQRDVTAPVRDFAGRQTVPGRGSATFEKWPCLVLLGTADDRPTDWLRAGQALERVLLQATLDGLVTSLTSHALEWPELRWAVRDPGSAMGHVQMVIRLGYGPTGPATPRRPVGDVLDIV; encoded by the coding sequence GTGCTCTCATCACTACTCGACACCGCCTCCGTGGCCTCCCTCGTGGAGGACGCCACAGCGGCTCCGTCCATGCACAACGCCCAGCCCTGGACGTTCCGCTTCCTGCGTCACAGCGGCTCCTTGCAGCTGCGCGGCGATCCGGAGCGCGCGATGCCGAAGACGGACCCGGCGCCGCACCGGGCGCTCCACCTCGGTTGCGGCGCAGCCCTGTTCAATCTGCGGGTGACAGCCGCGCACGCGTGCCGGGAACCTGTTACGAGGCTGCTCCCCGACCCGGCCGACCCCTGGCTGCTCGCCGAGGTGAACCTCGCCGGCCCGGTACGCGACGACGATGATCTCGCTGTCCTCCACCCCGCCATCCGCCGCCGGCACACCAGCCGGTTTCCCTTCACCGACGAGGAGATCCCGGAAAGCATCCTCGACGGCCTGTGCGGCGCCGCGCTGCTCGAGGGCGCGCGGCTGTACGTTCCCGACGCATGGCATGTGCGGTCGGTACTGGACCTGGTGCACGACGCGGAAGGCCGGGAGGCGATGGACCCCGAGGCGCGGGCCGAAACGGCCCGTTGGACGCAAACGGACATCAATGACGGTGCACCACGGCCCGAGGGGATCCCGGCCTATGCGTTCGGTCCCCGCCAACGCGACGTCACCGCCCCCGTGCGGGACTTCGCGGGCAGGCAGACCGTTCCGGGCCGTGGCTCGGCGACCTTCGAGAAGTGGCCCTGTCTCGTGCTGCTGGGCACAGCCGACGACCGTCCCACGGACTGGCTGCGGGCCGGCCAGGCACTGGAACGCGTCCTGCTCCAAGCCACCCTGGACGGCCTGGTCACATCCCTGACCTCACACGCGCTCGAATGGCCCGAACTGCGGTGGGCCGTGCGTGATCCCGGTTCGGCGATGGGCCACGTGCAGATGGTGATCCGCCTCGGATACGGACCCACGGGGCCGGCGACCCCACGCCGTCCGGTGGGTGATGTCCTCGACATCGTGTGA
- the ppk2 gene encoding polyphosphate kinase 2 gives MSKGGGGTDRLPRALYERELFRLQTELVKFQEWVRAEGERLVVLFEGRDAAGKGSTIKRVTEHLNPRVARIVALPVPTERERTQWYFQRYVENLPAAGEIVLFDRSWYNRAGVERVMGFCTPEEYRRFLRQCPLFERMLVEDGLLLRKYWFSVSDAVQEQRFRRRLSDPTRRWKISAMDLESITRWEAYSRAKDEMFVHTDIPEAPWYVVESDDKRTARINMIAHLLSTVPYADLLQPDLRLPPRPPSTGYERPPRYLQTYVPDHAAALLNQVRSGP, from the coding sequence ATGTCGAAGGGTGGGGGCGGGACCGACCGCCTGCCTCGGGCCCTGTATGAGAGGGAGCTGTTCCGTCTGCAGACGGAGCTGGTGAAGTTCCAGGAGTGGGTAAGGGCCGAAGGGGAGCGGCTCGTCGTTCTCTTCGAGGGCCGAGACGCGGCGGGCAAGGGCAGCACAATCAAACGGGTCACCGAGCATCTCAACCCTCGCGTCGCCCGCATCGTCGCTCTGCCTGTGCCGACCGAGCGCGAGCGCACCCAGTGGTACTTCCAGCGCTACGTTGAGAACCTCCCGGCTGCCGGCGAAATCGTGCTGTTCGACCGCAGCTGGTACAACCGCGCTGGTGTCGAGCGCGTCATGGGCTTCTGCACCCCCGAGGAGTATCGGCGCTTCCTCCGCCAGTGCCCCCTATTCGAACGAATGCTCGTCGAGGACGGGCTGTTGCTGCGCAAGTACTGGTTCTCCGTGAGTGACGCCGTGCAGGAGCAGCGGTTCCGCCGGAGGCTGAGCGATCCCACTCGGCGCTGGAAAATCTCGGCGATGGACCTGGAGTCGATCACACGCTGGGAGGCGTACTCACGAGCCAAGGACGAGATGTTCGTGCACACCGACATCCCCGAGGCGCCGTGGTACGTCGTGGAGAGCGACGACAAGCGCACGGCCCGCATCAACATGATCGCTCATCTGCTGTCCACGGTTCCATACGCCGACCTGCTGCAGCCTGACCTGCGACTTCCGCCCCGCCCGCCGTCCACCGGGTATGAGCGGCCCCCGAGATATCTGCAGACCTACGTGCCGGACCACGCCGCCGCGCTCCTGAACCAGGTCCGGTCCGGACCCTAG
- a CDS encoding BON domain-containing protein gives MPRHGTSPGAGADKRVGIVTRRDLPQARRPDPEIHHRVIAEMVVDTLGLVPDAVDVHVVDGVVTLEGHLEKDSQISILLPLAEHVDGVVSVVDRLTARSTIPA, from the coding sequence GTGCCCAGGCACGGCACCAGTCCCGGCGCAGGCGCTGACAAGCGTGTCGGCATCGTCACCCGGCGCGACCTGCCCCAGGCGCGGCGCCCGGACCCGGAGATCCACCACCGGGTCATCGCAGAGATGGTTGTGGACACGCTGGGTCTTGTGCCCGATGCCGTCGATGTGCACGTCGTCGACGGCGTGGTCACGCTGGAAGGGCACCTGGAGAAAGACAGCCAGATCTCCATCCTGCTGCCGCTGGCGGAGCATGTGGACGGTGTGGTGTCGGTGGTCGACCGCCTCACGGCTCGGTCGACGATTCCCGCCTGA
- a CDS encoding SWIM zinc finger family protein: protein MNGSEDERRPVTQGAEERFPSAGGADESFPSAGGADESFPSAGGADESFPSTGGADESFPSTGGEDEERAQPSRPADEARQALRAAREREARDTTTGAEPASPRKAVPSPPGPRPGDVAREALLRAATKESVADKDADAASVGAAGPSVGAAEPSVAPAARPKTQPSVTAARPGDIAREALRAARTESRQARPEAQDKGAETKRRTGDPASPHPRSGRGRRSPDQDRGTRARDVRALLAGAFELPDAEPPLVPADEAGTRGEAPPAHPSSPPSSPSEPEARTESAPPTARVPRSMASPGRDGELRRTFPASTARRPEADEFAETWWGNAWVTALEEGALDAARLARGRAYAGHGHVDAITVTPGLVLAYVHGSRPRPYRVQVRVRTLSDGDWDRFLDAAAERPGHIAALLDKELPQSLADCGVPLLPGPGELDPHCSCPDSGHPCKHAAALCYQTARLLDEDPFVLLLLRGRGERELLDALSRRNAARAARAAQEQKPSPLPGIRARDALARRTLPPLPTLLPPPAHPEQPPTYPGVPGGPDPFALDQLATDAAARAHALLTTGRDPVADLTLWQDAVRLAAARPGSGLTATTRALYASLASATGRTPADLARAVAAWRQGGFEALSVLEEPWDPPAGRFDRARPLLLAADLPAFRPWRNHLTHPHGHAQLRLGHNGLWYAYESEPGHNDWWPRGTPDLDPVGALTGLGAPGDL, encoded by the coding sequence ATGAACGGTTCCGAGGACGAGCGGCGGCCTGTGACGCAGGGCGCGGAAGAGCGGTTCCCGTCGGCCGGGGGCGCGGACGAGTCGTTCCCGTCGGCCGGGGGCGCGGACGAGTCGTTCCCGTCGGCCGGGGGCGCGGACGAGTCGTTCCCGTCGACTGGGGGCGCGGACGAGTCGTTCCCATCGACTGGGGGCGAGGACGAGGAGCGCGCCCAGCCCTCCCGCCCCGCCGACGAGGCCCGCCAGGCACTGAGGGCCGCGCGAGAGCGTGAGGCGAGGGATACGACCACCGGAGCCGAACCGGCGTCGCCGCGCAAGGCGGTTCCCTCCCCGCCGGGCCCCCGACCGGGCGACGTCGCCAGGGAGGCCTTGCTACGCGCCGCGACGAAGGAGAGCGTCGCGGACAAGGATGCGGATGCCGCGTCCGTCGGGGCCGCCGGGCCCTCCGTCGGGGCCGCCGAGCCCTCCGTCGCGCCCGCGGCACGGCCAAAGACGCAGCCCTCGGTCACCGCCGCGCGCCCTGGTGACATCGCCCGCGAGGCACTGCGCGCGGCCCGCACCGAATCCAGGCAGGCGCGGCCGGAGGCCCAGGACAAGGGAGCCGAGACCAAGCGCCGGACGGGAGACCCGGCGTCGCCCCATCCCCGGTCTGGCCGCGGCCGCAGATCCCCGGACCAAGATCGAGGAACCCGAGCCCGGGACGTACGGGCCCTGCTGGCCGGGGCTTTCGAGCTACCCGACGCCGAGCCACCCCTCGTCCCCGCCGACGAGGCAGGCACACGCGGCGAAGCGCCCCCAGCACACCCCTCGTCCCCGCCCTCCTCCCCGTCCGAGCCGGAAGCGCGAACCGAAAGCGCACCCCCGACCGCCCGCGTACCCCGCTCCATGGCATCCCCAGGGCGAGACGGTGAGCTGCGCCGCACGTTCCCCGCATCCACGGCGCGGAGGCCGGAGGCCGACGAGTTCGCCGAGACGTGGTGGGGCAATGCCTGGGTGACCGCCCTGGAGGAGGGTGCGTTGGACGCGGCGCGACTGGCGCGCGGGCGTGCGTACGCCGGACACGGTCACGTCGACGCCATCACGGTGACGCCGGGGCTGGTGCTCGCGTACGTGCACGGCAGCCGGCCGCGGCCGTATCGCGTGCAGGTCAGGGTGCGGACGCTGTCCGACGGCGACTGGGACCGCTTCCTGGACGCGGCCGCCGAGCGCCCCGGGCACATCGCGGCGCTGCTCGACAAGGAGTTGCCGCAGTCCCTCGCGGACTGCGGAGTCCCCCTGCTCCCCGGCCCCGGCGAGCTCGACCCGCACTGCAGTTGCCCCGACTCCGGTCACCCCTGCAAGCACGCGGCGGCCCTCTGCTACCAGACGGCACGTCTGCTGGACGAAGACCCCTTCGTGCTGCTGCTGTTGCGCGGCAGGGGCGAACGCGAGCTGCTCGACGCGTTGTCCCGCCGCAATGCCGCCCGCGCGGCCCGCGCCGCCCAGGAACAGAAACCGTCGCCCCTCCCCGGCATACGAGCCCGCGACGCCCTGGCCCGGCGCACGCTGCCGCCCCTTCCCACACTATTGCCACCGCCCGCGCACCCCGAACAGCCGCCGACCTACCCGGGTGTGCCGGGCGGCCCGGACCCCTTCGCGCTCGACCAGCTGGCCACCGACGCGGCCGCCCGCGCGCACGCGCTGCTCACCACGGGCCGGGATCCTGTCGCCGACCTCACCCTCTGGCAGGACGCGGTGCGCCTGGCGGCCGCCCGCCCCGGTTCCGGCCTCACCGCCACCACCCGAGCCCTGTACGCGTCCCTCGCCTCCGCCACCGGACGCACCCCGGCCGACCTGGCACGGGCGGTCGCCGCCTGGCGACAGGGCGGCTTCGAAGCACTCAGCGTCCTCGAAGAACCCTGGGATCCACCGGCGGGCCGTTTCGACCGCGCCCGCCCGCTCCTCCTGGCCGCCGACCTCCCCGCCTTCCGCCCCTGGCGCAACCACCTCACCCACCCCCACGGCCACGCCCAACTCCGCCTCGGCCACAACGGCCTCTGGTACGCCTACGAATCCGAACCGGGCCACAACGACTGGTGGCCTCGAGGTACCCCCGACCTGGACCCGGTCGGCGCCCTGACAGGCCTCGGCGCACCAGGGGACCTCTGA